The window GATATCCGGCAGATGACATAACCACACAAGTGGCGACACCGGAATGCCAGGAGAGCGGCGGTAACTGAGCCAATTTCTGTTCAGCACAGGCGAGCATGACCGTTTCTAAGGGCGTTTCCAGGAGCGGGAGCACGACCTGAGTTTCGGGATCACCAAAGCGGCAGTTGAACTCGATCACTTTGGGTTCGCCGTTGGGCGTAATCATCAGCCCTGCATACAACACCCCCCGATAATCTATCCCTCGCTGGCGGAGAGCCGCGATCGCGGGTTCTAACACTTCACGCTGAATTTGATCCATCAAGATTGGCGTCACCAGCGGGGCAGGGGCATAGGCTCCCATACCTCCCGTGTTGGCTCCGGTGTCCCCTTCGCCAATCCGCTTGTGGTCTTGGGCTGGGAGGAGTGGTCGAATGGTCAGACCATCGGTGATGGCTAGAACCGAGGCTTCTTTGCCGTCGAGGTATTCTTCAATAACGACTCGCGAACCAGCTGCTCCAAATTTCCCTGTAAATGCGTCGGTGATGGCCTGTTCTGCGGCATCTATGGTTTCGGCAACGGTTACGCCCTTCCCAGCCGCGAGGCCATCCGCCTTCACCACAATCGGCGCACCGTGCTGCTTCACGTAGGCGATCGCAGCCTCTGCATCGGTAAACGTCTCAGAGGCCGCTGTGGGAATCCCAGCCTCCTGCATCAATTCTTTAGCCCATGCCTTGCTTGATTCGATTTGGGCACCGGCTTGGGTTGGCCCAAATACGGTTAATCCCTGCTTAGTCAGAAAGTCTGTGATTCCAGCCGCTAGTGGCGCTTCAGGCCCAACTACGATGATGCTAGCGTTATTGACAAGGGCAAAGCGGGCAATTCCCTCAAAGTCATCCATCGCAAGACCTAGGTTTCGGCAGCCTTTCAGGGTGGCGGTGCCTCCATTACCCGGCACACAAAACACCTCGGTAACTCGATCGGATTGCAACAGTTTCCAGCTGAGGGCATGCTCACGTCCACCATTGCCGACTACCAAAACTTTCACTATGGTCTCACTCCATCCGCTGCAAACTGACGACATCAGAGCGATAATCAGCGCCCATGACTATACAACACCATGATTTCGTCTTTAGCTACACTCTACTCTAGCCAAAATTAGGAACTATCTTGACTCAATCTAGGATTGGGATTGGGATAACGCCATATCCGACTACTGAACCCGTATGATTATGCGCTTAAATGGGTCAGAATGAAAGTGCATTATCCTATAGTCTCTACAAAATGTTCATTGGGTTTATGGGATGGTGAACTGAGCCTCACAAAACTGAGCCTCACAAACACGAATGGCGATGGACGAAGCTGAGGTAAGGGCGGAACGTTCGCTTGGCTTGGTCAGTCGTTAAAGAGAGGTCAGGTTTGGGAGCGATCGCACTTCCTAGATTGACGCTTG of the Synechococcales cyanobacterium T60_A2020_003 genome contains:
- the purD gene encoding phosphoribosylamine--glycine ligase, with the translated sequence MKVLVVGNGGREHALSWKLLQSDRVTEVFCVPGNGGTATLKGCRNLGLAMDDFEGIARFALVNNASIIVVGPEAPLAAGITDFLTKQGLTVFGPTQAGAQIESSKAWAKELMQEAGIPTAASETFTDAEAAIAYVKQHGAPIVVKADGLAAGKGVTVAETIDAAEQAITDAFTGKFGAAGSRVVIEEYLDGKEASVLAITDGLTIRPLLPAQDHKRIGEGDTGANTGGMGAYAPAPLVTPILMDQIQREVLEPAIAALRQRGIDYRGVLYAGLMITPNGEPKVIEFNCRFGDPETQVVLPLLETPLETVMLACAEQKLAQLPPLSWHSGVATCVVMSSAGYPETYEKGLPITGIAKAEATGAMVFHAGTRLKNQQLVTDGGRVLGVTALGENFKEAIANAYTAVDCIEFDRCYARRDIGYQVASLG